The Candidatus Hydrogenedentota bacterium genome contains the following window.
TACCCCCCCTACCCCCCCGCAAGCGGGGGGGACCAAGAGGTTCAATTTGGTGAGTAGGTTCCCCCCGCTTGCGGGGGGGCAGGGGGGTAAACTCCCGGGTTGGCAAAGACCTTTTCGATTTTCTGATACCGCCATTCGCATATTTTCAGAGCAGCCTCGCCGGTTGCAGACGATATCGCTCAGTCGGGGGCAGCCGCTTGACTCTACGAATGCCTTGCACGACTCGGAAACGAGGCGACGCTGTCCCCGCGCTACTTCACCGAGATCATCCCGCGCACGGAATTCATCTTGGAAGGTCCGATCCCGCTGACATTTTCGAGATCGTCGATGGTCTGGAAGGGGGTGCTCTGGCGGTAGGCGATGATTTTCTGGGCCGTGGCGGGGCCGATGCCGGGGAGGCTTTCCAGTTCGGCCTGGGTCGCGGTGTTGATGTTGATCAGGCCGCCGGATGTCGCTTTCGACGTCTGAGGGATTGGGGGCGCCTCGGGTGATGTGGAGCCCACGGGCTCGGGCTCGTGGGTTTGCTTGTTGAACTGGTACCACGTGGAGCGGGTGTAGGGTGTGGGATTGTAGGTGACGGGTGGGTCGCTGTAGGCCTGCGCGCCCTGCCGGACCAATCGCGGTACGAGGAGCGTCGTTTGGTCGATGAGCAGGGCCGTTCGATTAATGTCGGAGAGATCGGCGTCATCGATCGCGCCGCCCGCCGCCCGGAGCAGATCACGGACGCGCGCGCCCTCATCGAAGTAGTAGAGCCCTTCCTTCTCCACCGCACCGAGGATGCCCACACCGATGCGGGCCGGAGGCGCGGGCGGTGCGACTACGGTTGCCGAGGCCGGTGTAGCGGCGGGTGGGGAAGTCGGTTTCGCGGGCGCAGTGACCGGCGCGGAAGTTTGTGATGTCTGTGAAGCGCTGGCTGAGGGCGATGAATCGCGTGCGGCGAAGGTGTCGGGTGGTGGCGCCCCGTGGCCGCTGCCGCGCCAGATGAGCACGGCGGCACCGATCAGAATGGCAACCGCCACGCCCAGCAGGAGCAGTTGCTCGCGGGTGGTCATGAGACGGCTTAGCATGCGTGCCCCTCTTGGTATTCGGGTTCCTGAACTGCGCTGCGGTTTTCAGAATCGGACCGATCAGCCGGATCCGACCGATCAGTCCGTTAGGAGCGGCCCCGTGGGCCCGACTATGTCAAAATCTCGTTCACAACCCGGCCGTGAATGTCCGTCAGGCGGAAGTCGCGGCCCTGGAATTTGTAGGTCAGGCGCTCGTGGTCAATGCCGAGGATGTGGAGCATGGTCGCGTTCAGATCGTGGACGTGGACTGGGTCCTTGACGATGTTGTAGGAGAAATCGTCGGACTCACCGTGGACGTAACCCGGCTTTACGCCGCCGCCGGCCATCCAGATACAGAAGTTGCGCCCGTGGTGATCGCGGCCGTAGTTGACGAGGTCGGAGCCCTGGCAATAAACCGAGCGGCCGAATTCACCGCCCCATACCACGAGGGTGTCCTCCAACATGCCGCGCTGCTTCAGATCCTGCACGAGGGCGGCGGAGGGCTGATCCGTGTCCATGCACTGGAGGGGCAGATCGGTTGGCAGGTCACCGTGCTGATCCCAGCCGCGGTGGAAAAGCTGGATGAAGCGCACACCGCGCTCGGCCAGACGCCGCGCGAGGAGGCAGTTGGCGGCGAAGGTGCCGGGTTTGCGCGCATCGGGGCCATACATGTCCACGATGTGGGCGGGCTCTTCCTCGATGTCCATCAAATCGGGCACGGAGGTCTGCATGCGGTAGGCCATCTCGTACTGGGCGATGCGCGCCTCAATCTCGGGATCGCCGAAAGCGTCGTAGGCCATTTCGTTGAGCTGGCCCAGGCTGTCGAGCATGTTGCGTCGGGTGGCCGCCGTGATTCCGGGTGGGTTCGTGAGGTATAGCACCGCGTCTTTTCCCGCGCGGAAGTTCACACCCTGGTGCTCAGAAGGCAGGAAGCCGGCACCCCAGAGCCGCTGGAAGAGGGCCTGGGCGTTGCGCTTTGAGCTGCCGTGGGAGATGAGCACGATGTAGCCGGGCAGGTTGTCGTTGTCGCAGCCGAGGCCATAGTTCAGCCACGCGCCCATGCTGGGGCGGCCGGGTTGCTGGTGGCCCGTCTGGAAGAAGGTCATGCCCGGGTCGTGGTTGATCTGCTCCGTGTTCATCGTCTTGATGAGACACATGTCATCTGCGATCTTGGCGATGTGGGGCACAAGCTCGCTCATCCAGATACCGGATTCGCCGTGCTGCTGGAATTTGTACTTCGACGTGACCACGGGGAATTTGTCCTGTCCCGAAGTCATGCCGGTTACGCGCTGGTTGCCGCGAATGGACGCGGGCAGGTCGGTGCCATGGAGCGCGTCCAACTGGGGCTTGTAATCGAAGAGATCTTGCTGCGAGGGGCCTTCGGACTGGAACAGGTAGATAATCCGCTTGGCTCGCGGCGCGAAGTGGGGATGACCCAGGACGCCACGACCTTCCGAGGCCGGCTTCTGAATCGCGGCATGGGCCGGGCCCTGCAGCAGGGAGGCCAGGGCGGCGGTGCCAATCCCTGCGCTGGCGCGGCCAAAGAACTGGCGCCGGGTCAGGTGCTGCATCGTCTTCTGTTCGAGGTCCATGGTATTAAC
Protein-coding sequences here:
- a CDS encoding helix-hairpin-helix domain-containing protein gives rise to the protein MLSRLMTTREQLLLLGVAVAILIGAAVLIWRGSGHGAPPPDTFAARDSSPSASASQTSQTSAPVTAPAKPTSPPAATPASATVVAPPAPPARIGVGILGAVEKEGLYYFDEGARVRDLLRAAGGAIDDADLSDINRTALLIDQTTLLVPRLVRQGAQAYSDPPVTYNPTPYTRSTWYQFNKQTHEPEPVGSTSPEAPPIPQTSKATSGGLININTATQAELESLPGIGPATAQKIIAYRQSTPFQTIDDLENVSGIGPSKMNSVRGMISVK
- a CDS encoding DUF1501 domain-containing protein; protein product: MDLEQKTMQHLTRRQFFGRASAGIGTAALASLLQGPAHAAIQKPASEGRGVLGHPHFAPRAKRIIYLFQSEGPSQQDLFDYKPQLDALHGTDLPASIRGNQRVTGMTSGQDKFPVVTSKYKFQQHGESGIWMSELVPHIAKIADDMCLIKTMNTEQINHDPGMTFFQTGHQQPGRPSMGAWLNYGLGCDNDNLPGYIVLISHGSSKRNAQALFQRLWGAGFLPSEHQGVNFRAGKDAVLYLTNPPGITAATRRNMLDSLGQLNEMAYDAFGDPEIEARIAQYEMAYRMQTSVPDLMDIEEEPAHIVDMYGPDARKPGTFAANCLLARRLAERGVRFIQLFHRGWDQHGDLPTDLPLQCMDTDQPSAALVQDLKQRGMLEDTLVVWGGEFGRSVYCQGSDLVNYGRDHHGRNFCIWMAGGGVKPGYVHGESDDFSYNIVKDPVHVHDLNATMLHILGIDHERLTYKFQGRDFRLTDIHGRVVNEILT